In Arachis hypogaea cultivar Tifrunner chromosome 7, arahy.Tifrunner.gnm2.J5K5, whole genome shotgun sequence, the genomic window ACAATCTCCACTCCCTTCTCGAACTCAAATGCCATGTCCCCTATCAACCGTCCAATCTCAACGGCGTTTCCATCGAAACACATGTCCGCAGCATTGCCGTACACGTACCCCTTCTTGATTCTGGGACCCACTAGCCTCACCACTTCCTCACGCACCCTATTGTAAGCCGCGTCCACTAGATAAGTTAACTCGGATCCCGAGTCAACCATGGTTTGACCCGACCCTCCAGCGTCGGGCTTGAAAACCGAAGGAGGAATGTTCAGCTTTGTGGCCCCAATTCGAATACCTTGCATTGGAACAGTGAAAGCCAAGGGGTCCAGGTTCGGCATGGTTTGACTTTGAGGAAAAGTCAACATGTCTACATAACGAAAGCGTGAAGAATCCGGGTTGTCCCCAAGGTAAAACGACCCGGTCACAGAACTGGAACGGTCCTGGCGGGTCGGGACGCAGTAACTAAATTTGGTTACTTGGGCCTGGGAAGGGAACGACAAGCGTCCGCGATTCATTCCCAAAATGCCCCAGGGGTCTTTGGAGTCCTGAGCACAACCGAGAATTAAAGGAGGGGTAGATTGGGAATTTGAGAGGGCGAGTTTTTCTCGGACGAGTTTGCCCTCGGCGTAGGTGCCGTCTGCGTAGAAGTAGGAGTAGTGACAGATGCGATTCTGGTCGCAGCTAGTGGGGAGGGTAAAATCGGGAACTGGCGGCTTGCAGGCTGGGTGGGTGCAAggtagaagagaaaaagaagaagagagagaaggatcAAACGACGTGGTAGGAGGACGTGGCGATGTTGTTTTGCTATTGGTCCTCTGTTTTGGGTTACACTGAATCCAAGAAAGCTGGCTTCCAGTGTCTAAAACCATTTGTTGAATTTGCGGTGGTGTTCCTATTGGAAGGGACACCACAAGCGCCATGGAATACTTGAAAGATGATTTGACGTTGTAGGAAGAGAGGATCCTGAGTCTTTGGTTCTTGTTGATGGAATTAGATACATGTTTGACGAGAGGTGTCTCTGTTAGTGTAAGAGGAAAAGAAAGAGAGTGGTTGTTGTTGAGTATGAAGGAGGATGAGAAAGGGAACGAGAAGAACAAGAGGAAGATAAGCATGCAGA contains:
- the LOC112702558 gene encoding aspartic proteinase PCS1: MAPPLCMLIFLLFFSFPFSSSFILNNNHSLSFPLTLTETPLVKHVSNSINKNQRLRILSSYNVKSSFKYSMALVVSLPIGTPPQIQQMVLDTGSQLSWIQCNPKQRTNSKTTSPRPPTTSFDPSLSSSFSLLPCTHPACKPPVPDFTLPTSCDQNRICHYSYFYADGTYAEGKLVREKLALSNSQSTPPLILGCAQDSKDPWGILGMNRGRLSFPSQAQVTKFSYCVPTRQDRSSSVTGSFYLGDNPDSSRFRYVDMLTFPQSQTMPNLDPLAFTVPMQGIRIGATKLNIPPSVFKPDAGGSGQTMVDSGSELTYLVDAAYNRVREEVVRLVGPRIKKGYVYGNAADMCFDGNAVEIGRLIGDMAFEFEKGVEIVIPKERVLADVGGGVHCLGIGRSERLGAASNIIGNIHQQNQWVEFDLANHRLGFGEADCARLPK